Proteins encoded together in one Catellatospora citrea window:
- a CDS encoding type II toxin-antitoxin system PemK/MazF family toxin, producing the protein MGWLMQRGDVYLVDLDPTQGAESNKVRPAVLVGNTVANRTAERNGRGVVTLVPVTSNIERIYPFQAPIAAGEGGLARDSKAQAEQVRSVDYARLRKRLGSLRPDTLRRLDAALRVHLDL; encoded by the coding sequence ATGGGCTGGCTGATGCAGCGCGGTGACGTTTACCTGGTCGACCTCGACCCCACCCAGGGCGCTGAGTCCAACAAGGTCCGACCGGCGGTTCTCGTGGGCAACACCGTGGCCAACCGCACCGCGGAACGAAACGGCCGAGGGGTCGTCACGCTCGTCCCGGTGACCTCCAACATCGAACGGATCTATCCGTTCCAGGCCCCGATCGCGGCAGGTGAAGGCGGATTGGCCCGCGATTCGAAGGCACAGGCGGAACAGGTCAGGTCGGTCGACTATGCGCGCCTCCGCAAACGGCTGGGCAGCCTGCGTCCCGACACGCTCCGCAGACTGGACGCCGCATTACGCGTACACCTGGATCTTTAG
- a CDS encoding ribbon-helix-helix domain-containing protein, whose protein sequence is MKLSVSLPAEDIDFIDDYADRRGSASRSAVLHRAIDLLRASELEDAYAAAYDEWDASEDGRLWSATAADGLADAAR, encoded by the coding sequence ATGAAACTGAGCGTCAGCCTGCCGGCGGAAGACATCGACTTCATTGATGACTATGCCGACCGGCGTGGCAGTGCTTCCCGGTCCGCCGTTCTTCACCGCGCCATCGACCTGCTGCGCGCGAGCGAACTCGAAGACGCCTACGCGGCGGCCTACGACGAGTGGGATGCCAGTGAGGATGGCAGGCTGTGGAGCGCCACCGCCGCCGATGGGCTGGCTGATGCAGCGCGGTGA